One window of Candidatus Tokpelaia hoelldoblerii genomic DNA carries:
- the tatA gene encoding Sec-independent protein translocase protein TatA (bhsal06930): MFTPMKIILILLLVFVLFGRNKISDVMGDFAKGIKSFKKGLEDDDDGEEETRPAMRTIDAQKSETVAARPAKRKAAGKPSAGRSGKREA, translated from the coding sequence ATGTTCACACCTATGAAAATCATTCTCATTCTGCTTCTGGTTTTTGTTTTGTTTGGCCGCAACAAAATCTCTGATGTTATGGGCGATTTTGCCAAGGGAATCAAAAGCTTCAAAAAAGGTCTGGAGGATGACGATGACGGAGAGGAAGAAACCCGGCCTGCGATGAGGACGATTGATGCGCAAAAGAGCGAAACGGTGGCAGCCCGTCCGGCCAAACGCAAGGCGGCGGGTAAACCCTCTGCCGGCCGCTCAGGCAAGCGCGAAGCCTGA
- a CDS encoding Hypothetical protein (bhsal06990) has translation MQEAVSSNSTLLSKFHPSITEIANNLIAIHYTLAVFRDNLTHTHQHHPHLIVLADATGRLEKQLESLSLFVKAPDNRASATDRKRYIKQIREQTLIHLLKQGFLPEEICKATSNPLAFLHRLQQELAKQAN, from the coding sequence ATGCAAGAAGCTGTAAGCAGCAATAGCACACTTTTATCCAAATTTCACCCGTCAATAACCGAGATTGCCAACAATCTCATTGCTATTCATTATACTTTGGCAGTATTTCGGGACAATCTGACACATACTCACCAGCATCACCCCCATTTGATTGTGCTTGCAGACGCCACCGGGCGGCTGGAAAAGCAACTCGAATCACTGTCTTTATTTGTTAAAGCACCGGATAATCGGGCTTCCGCCACGGATAGAAAACGCTATATTAAACAAATACGCGAGCAAACCCTTATCCATTTGCTGAAACAAGGCTTTTTACCGGAAGAAATCTGCAAAGCCACCAGTAACCCGCTGGCCTTTCTGCACCGATTGCAACAAGAGCTGGCGAAGCAAGCAAACTGA
- the scpA gene encoding Chromosome segregation and condensation protein ScpA (bhsal06910), translating into MNMESTQQHESQNMNGAWVANEKALADPELLIDVQGFEGPLDLLLHLARNQKVDLARISVVALVEQYLDFVEQARRLRLELAADYLVMAAWLAYLKSRLLIPRQSVEDGASGEELAEVLQFRLRRLEAMRHAAQELLARNRLGRDVFARGLPEAVVVERKNLYDTTLYELLTAYTGLRQRNAATSVEMGKRTVWSLKQARQILTRLLGQDVSHNWQALNGYLAAFVGTEEERVTALASSFAASLELVREGQLEIRQSGNFAPLYIKGRKAVREDV; encoded by the coding sequence TTGAACATGGAAAGCACGCAACAGCATGAGTCGCAGAACATGAACGGGGCCTGGGTGGCAAATGAAAAAGCCCTTGCCGACCCTGAACTGCTGATTGACGTGCAGGGGTTTGAGGGGCCGCTGGATTTGTTGTTGCACCTTGCCCGCAATCAGAAGGTTGATCTGGCGCGGATATCGGTTGTGGCGCTGGTTGAACAATATCTGGATTTTGTCGAGCAGGCGCGGCGCCTGCGGCTGGAGCTGGCGGCGGATTATCTGGTTATGGCGGCATGGCTTGCCTATCTCAAATCTCGTCTGCTTATTCCGCGCCAGTCGGTGGAAGACGGGGCAAGCGGTGAGGAACTGGCAGAAGTTTTGCAATTTCGCCTGCGCCGGCTGGAAGCCATGCGCCATGCCGCGCAGGAATTGCTGGCGCGCAACCGGCTGGGGCGGGATGTGTTTGCCCGCGGATTGCCGGAAGCGGTGGTGGTGGAACGCAAAAACCTCTATGATACAACGCTTTATGAATTGCTGACGGCTTATACCGGTTTGCGGCAGCGCAACGCCGCTACCTCAGTTGAAATGGGGAAAAGAACGGTCTGGTCACTTAAACAGGCGCGGCAGATTTTAACCCGCCTTCTGGGGCAGGACGTGTCACACAACTGGCAGGCGCTGAACGGTTATCTGGCGGCGTTTGTCGGCACTGAGGAAGAGCGGGTAACCGCGCTCGCCAGCAGTTTCGCCGCCAGTCTGGAACTGGTGCGTGAGGGGCAGCTGGAAATCCGCCAGAGCGGCAATTTTGCCCCGCTTTATATAAAAGGCAGAAAGGCGGTGCGTGAAGATGTCTGA
- the tatB gene encoding Sec-independent protein translocase protein TatB (bhsal06940), with protein MFGIDGQEFLVIIVVLIVVVGPKDLPKMLRAFGKATARMRETAQEFRNHFDEAMRETEIKDLAHSLQDLKKLDPRESLTKILDPIRSVTDDLQAEIRKNTQLQDVSLPEEIVPPAEEKTTGQETEKRADA; from the coding sequence ATGTTCGGGATAGATGGACAGGAATTTCTGGTTATTATTGTTGTGCTGATTGTTGTGGTCGGCCCCAAGGACCTGCCTAAAATGCTGCGCGCTTTTGGCAAGGCGACAGCGCGGATGCGCGAGACAGCGCAGGAATTCCGCAATCATTTTGATGAAGCCATGCGCGAGACGGAAATAAAAGATCTGGCTCACTCCTTGCAGGACCTGAAAAAGCTGGACCCGCGTGAAAGCCTGACAAAAATTCTGGACCCCATCCGCTCTGTGACTGATGATTTGCAGGCGGAGATACGGAAGAACACGCAATTACAGGACGTGTCCTTGCCGGAAGAAATTGTGCCGCCTGCCGAAGAAAAAACAACAGGGCAAGAGACTGAAAAGAGAGCGGACGCATGA
- a CDS encoding Conserved inner membrane protein (bhsal07000): protein MKNFPRSILPDFASKSWWLGTLLVILIAVTSQYMSDLAVFSRLGLGALTLAIIIGMVAGNTFFPKIAARTAHGVDYAKGMLLRGGIILYGFRLTFQDIAQVGWTGIVIDAIMVAGTFALAVIIGHYILRMDRETTVLVGTGSAICGAAAGMGAEPVIRAQPHKVSVAVATVVIFGTLSLFLYPLLYPLAGLGEHAFGVYIGSTVHEVAQVAAAGSNISKTAANSAVIVKMIRVMMLVPFLLLLSVWLSRNDEPGNQGSKITIPWFAVLFIVAAGIASLHILPQTVLNAASQGSTLLLSMAMAALGLRTHWSAMRDAGIKPLILAACLFIFLVIGGGALNIVTFKLLTIST from the coding sequence ATGAAAAATTTTCCCAGAAGCATCCTGCCGGATTTTGCCTCCAAAAGCTGGTGGCTTGGTACGCTTCTCGTCATTCTGATTGCCGTTACCAGCCAGTATATGAGCGATCTGGCGGTATTTTCCAGACTCGGGCTTGGGGCGCTGACGCTGGCGATTATCATCGGCATGGTGGCGGGCAATACATTCTTTCCCAAAATCGCCGCCCGCACCGCCCATGGCGTGGACTACGCCAAGGGGATGCTGCTGCGCGGTGGCATTATCCTTTACGGTTTCCGCCTGACATTTCAGGATATTGCGCAGGTCGGCTGGACAGGTATTGTCATTGACGCCATCATGGTTGCCGGCACATTTGCGCTGGCAGTCATCATCGGCCATTATATTTTGCGTATGGACAGGGAAACAACAGTGCTTGTCGGCACCGGCAGCGCCATTTGCGGCGCGGCGGCGGGGATGGGGGCGGAACCTGTTATCAGGGCCCAGCCGCACAAGGTCAGCGTTGCCGTGGCGACGGTGGTGATTTTCGGTACCCTCAGTCTGTTTTTATACCCGCTGCTTTATCCGCTTGCCGGATTGGGTGAACACGCTTTCGGCGTCTATATCGGCTCAACCGTGCATGAAGTGGCGCAAGTCGCTGCCGCCGGCAGCAATATCAGCAAAACCGCCGCCAACAGCGCCGTTATTGTCAAGATGATCCGCGTGATGATGCTGGTGCCGTTTTTACTGTTGCTTTCCGTATGGCTGTCAAGAAATGATGAACCGGGCAATCAGGGAAGCAAAATTACTATACCGTGGTTTGCTGTATTGTTTATCGTTGCCGCAGGCATTGCCTCATTGCATATTTTGCCGCAAACGGTTTTAAATGCCGCAAGCCAAGGCAGCACCCTGCTGCTTTCCATGGCAATGGCGGCGCTGGGCCTGCGCACACACTGGAGCGCCATGCGTGACGCCGGTATCAAGCCACTGATTCTTGCCGCTTGCCTGTTTATATTCCTGGTGATTGGTGGTGGCGCACTGAATATAGTTACATTTAAATTATTAACCATATCCACATGA
- the serS gene encoding Serine--tRNA ligase (bhsal06960), with protein sequence MLDIKWIRENAAALDKALARRASAPQAQAILQLDEKRRAHVARVQEAQERRNAASKEIGKAMAGGDAALADRLKAEVSGLKGWLSTAEDEERSLSLALESALSQLPNIPFDDVPDGADEGDNVELRKVGAPRVFDFTPREHFELGEAMGMMDFERAGRMSGARFTILSGDLARLERALGQFMLDLHTREHGYREVSVPLLVRDDAVYGTGQLPKFTEDLFHTDDGRWLIPTAEVPLTNLVREEILDAGTLPLRFTALSACFRSEAGSAGRDTRGMLRQHQFLKVEMVSITDADSSVEELERMTGCAEEVLKRLELPFRTVVLCTGDMGFGARRTHDIEVWLPGQNTYREISSCSVCGDFQARRMNARYRRDGEKALQFVHTLNGSGIAVGRCLIAVLENYQQADGSVMIPGVLRPYMGGIEKIGAKS encoded by the coding sequence ATGCTTGATATAAAATGGATTCGTGAAAACGCTGCCGCGCTGGATAAGGCCCTTGCCCGCCGCGCCAGCGCCCCGCAGGCGCAAGCCATTCTGCAGCTTGATGAAAAACGCCGGGCCCATGTTGCCAGGGTGCAGGAAGCGCAGGAACGCCGCAATGCCGCCTCAAAGGAAATCGGCAAGGCTATGGCTGGCGGGGATGCGGCCCTGGCTGACAGGCTGAAAGCGGAAGTTTCCGGGCTGAAAGGCTGGCTGTCAACGGCGGAGGATGAAGAACGGAGCTTGAGCCTGGCGCTGGAAAGCGCGTTATCGCAGCTTCCCAATATCCCGTTTGATGATGTGCCGGACGGTGCGGACGAGGGGGATAATGTCGAGTTGCGCAAGGTTGGCGCCCCGCGCGTCTTTGATTTTACCCCCAGGGAGCATTTTGAACTGGGTGAAGCCATGGGAATGATGGATTTTGAACGCGCCGGGCGTATGTCGGGCGCGCGCTTTACCATTCTTTCCGGCGACCTGGCGCGGCTTGAGCGCGCGCTTGGCCAGTTTATGCTCGACCTGCACACGCGCGAACATGGTTACAGGGAAGTTTCCGTACCGCTTCTGGTGCGTGATGATGCGGTTTACGGTACGGGGCAGTTGCCGAAATTTACCGAGGATCTGTTCCACACCGATGATGGCCGTTGGCTTATCCCTACAGCGGAAGTGCCATTGACCAATCTGGTGCGTGAGGAAATTCTGGACGCTGGAACACTGCCCCTGCGCTTTACGGCGCTGTCGGCGTGTTTCCGTTCCGAGGCGGGTTCTGCCGGGCGTGACACGCGCGGCATGTTGCGCCAGCACCAGTTTTTGAAGGTGGAGATGGTTTCCATTACCGATGCTGATTCGTCTGTGGAAGAGCTGGAGCGGATGACGGGGTGTGCGGAAGAGGTGCTGAAACGGCTGGAACTGCCTTTCCGCACGGTTGTTCTGTGCACCGGTGATATGGGATTTGGCGCGCGCCGCACCCATGATATTGAAGTGTGGCTGCCCGGGCAGAACACCTATCGCGAGATTTCCAGCTGCTCGGTCTGCGGTGATTTTCAGGCGCGGCGGATGAATGCCCGTTATCGCCGTGACGGGGAAAAGGCCTTGCAGTTTGTCCACACGCTGAACGGTTCGGGCATAGCGGTGGGCCGCTGCCTGATTGCGGTGCTGGAAAACTATCAGCAGGCTGATGGCAGCGTGATGATTCCCGGTGTCTTGCGCCCCTATATGGGCGGGATTGAAAAAATCGGCGCAAAAAGCTGA
- the tatC gene encoding Sec-independent protein translocase protein TatC (bhsal06950), with the protein MNAQEEEIAASNAPLLDHLLELRQRLIRSVLAFLITSLICFAFKEDILRWLLLPYQWAIKFSGGDPYSMKLQSIEVLETILTKIKLAAFGGVILAFPVVAFQAYRFIAPGLYKNERMAFLPFLIAAPVFFVLGGAFVYYIVAPLILWFSLSQQLVPGSSVTIDFVVTISRYLSFMTWFILAFGLVFQLPVVTSLLVRAGLLNAAMLASKRKWAIVAAFIVAAMISPGELLSMFGLALPIILLYEFSILLARLIEKKRPAGVPDSDDDEEQSQS; encoded by the coding sequence ATGAACGCGCAAGAGGAAGAAATTGCGGCAAGCAATGCGCCATTGCTTGACCACTTGCTGGAATTGCGCCAGCGTCTTATCCGCTCGGTGCTGGCTTTTTTAATTACTTCCCTGATCTGCTTTGCTTTCAAGGAAGATATTCTGCGCTGGCTGTTGCTGCCCTATCAATGGGCGATAAAATTTTCCGGCGGTGATCCGTACAGTATGAAACTGCAATCGATTGAGGTGCTGGAGACCATTCTGACCAAAATCAAGCTGGCGGCTTTTGGCGGTGTTATTCTGGCTTTTCCGGTTGTGGCGTTTCAGGCCTATCGTTTTATCGCGCCTGGCCTGTATAAAAACGAGCGCATGGCGTTCCTGCCGTTTCTGATTGCAGCGCCGGTGTTTTTTGTCCTTGGCGGCGCATTTGTCTATTATATCGTTGCGCCGCTGATTTTATGGTTCAGCCTGTCGCAGCAGCTTGTTCCCGGAAGTTCTGTCACGATTGATTTTGTCGTGACAATTTCCCGCTATTTAAGCTTTATGACATGGTTTATTCTGGCTTTCGGCCTTGTGTTCCAGTTGCCGGTGGTGACATCCCTGCTGGTGCGGGCCGGACTGCTGAATGCTGCCATGCTGGCGTCAAAGCGCAAATGGGCGATTGTCGCAGCTTTTATCGTCGCGGCGATGATCTCGCCCGGTGAGTTGCTCAGCATGTTTGGGCTTGCTTTGCCGATAATCCTGCTTTACGAATTCTCTATTCTTCTGGCGCGGCTGATAGAAAAGAAACGTCCTGCCGGGGTGCCGGATTCAGATGATGATGAAGAACAGTCGCAGTCGTAA
- the scpB gene encoding Chromosome segregation and condensation protein ScpB (bhsal06920) produces MSDADEQEKGLSLVRMAEALVFASSEPVSVKALEERLPEGANIAAVVQELAAHYGARGVQLVKLGEAYAFRTAPDLAFLCAREEESKRKLSRAAQEVLAIIAYHQPVTRAELEEIRGVEPARGTLDLLLETGWVKIRGRRRVPGRPVTYGTTQDFLDHFNLSAIGDLPGMEELKGAGLLSARIPAHFSIAPPSAQADELSDEEEPLEADDLEELGLFTPRDGEK; encoded by the coding sequence ATGTCTGATGCTGATGAACAGGAAAAAGGCCTGTCGCTGGTGCGCATGGCTGAAGCACTGGTTTTTGCCTCAAGTGAGCCGGTAAGCGTCAAGGCGCTGGAAGAACGCCTGCCGGAAGGGGCAAATATTGCCGCTGTTGTGCAGGAACTGGCCGCGCATTATGGAGCCCGCGGCGTTCAGCTTGTCAAACTGGGGGAGGCTTATGCTTTCCGTACCGCGCCGGATCTTGCCTTTTTATGTGCGCGGGAAGAGGAAAGCAAACGCAAGCTTTCGCGTGCAGCGCAGGAAGTGCTGGCGATTATCGCTTATCATCAGCCTGTGACACGGGCGGAACTGGAGGAAATCCGCGGTGTGGAACCCGCCAGGGGCACCCTTGATTTGTTGCTGGAAACCGGCTGGGTAAAAATCCGCGGGCGGCGGCGAGTGCCCGGGCGGCCTGTCACCTATGGCACGACACAGGATTTTCTCGACCATTTCAACCTGTCTGCTATCGGCGATTTGCCGGGAATGGAAGAGCTGAAGGGCGCGGGGTTGCTGTCAGCGCGTATTCCGGCGCATTTTTCGATTGCCCCGCCATCCGCACAGGCGGATGAATTGAGCGACGAGGAAGAGCCGCTCGAAGCAGATGATCTGGAGGAGCTTGGCCTTTTTACCCCGCGTGACGGGGAAAAATAG
- the alaS gene encoding Alanine--tRNA ligase (bhsal07010): protein MKSVNEIRSTFLDYFRRNGHEIVPSSPLVPRNDPTLMFTNAGMVQFKNVFTGLEKRPYNRATTAQKCVRAGGKHNDLDNVGYTARHHTFFEMLGNFSFGDYFKEEAILHAWTLLTKEFALPKDKLLVTVYHDDEDAAKYWKKIAGLSDDRIIRIATNDNFWAMGDTGPCGPCSEIFYDHGDKVWGGPPGSAEEDGDRFIEIWNLVFMQYEQVTPEERINLPRPSIDTGMGLERVAAVLQGVHNNYDIDLFRTLIHASEEATGVRAEGDFTASHRVIADHLRSSAFLIADGVLPSNEGRGYVLRRIMRRAMRHAQLLGAKEPLMWRLLPTLVREMGQAYPELLRAEALISETLQLEENRFRKTLERGLGLLSEATEGLEKGDSLDGEVAFKLYDTYGFPLDLTQDALRRRGIDVDVATFDKAMERQKAEARANWAGSGDAATEAVWFAVRDRTGATEFLGYETEKAEGIVTALVQDGKIVEQAGKGQECAVVVNQTPFYAESGGQAGDSGLISGEGFTFEVRDTQKKADGVFVHLGKVKKGKIITGQAVELQVDSPRREKIRANHSATHLLHEALRQVLGDHVAQKGSLVTAERLRFDFSHPKAITVAELRQIEDIANGIILQNSPVTTRLMAVDDAIAEGARALFGEKYGDEVRVVSMGVGGVAENSLSNRPWSIELCGGIHVRRTGDIGLVRIVSEGAVAAGVRRIEALTAKAARDYLVQQEEWLHGVAGMLKTTPQETERRIAALLEERRKLDKELGDARRELALGGGKTGGEEAAETVSGVAFMGRIVHGVSPRDLKPLADAGKSRLGEGVVVFIGVGEDGKASIVVGVTDDLSAKISAVDLVRVGAAALGGQGGGGRPDMAQAGGPDGKAAEQALAAIREKIGVLV, encoded by the coding sequence ATGAAAAGCGTCAATGAAATCAGGTCAACATTTCTGGATTATTTCCGCCGCAATGGCCATGAGATTGTGCCTTCGAGTCCGCTTGTGCCGCGCAATGACCCGACATTGATGTTCACCAATGCCGGTATGGTGCAGTTTAAAAACGTCTTCACCGGCCTTGAGAAGCGCCCCTATAACCGCGCGACAACCGCGCAGAAATGCGTGCGCGCCGGTGGCAAGCATAATGATCTTGACAATGTCGGCTATACCGCCCGCCACCATACATTCTTTGAAATGCTGGGCAATTTTTCCTTTGGTGATTATTTCAAGGAAGAGGCGATTTTGCACGCATGGACGCTGCTGACCAAGGAATTCGCCCTGCCGAAAGACAAATTGCTGGTCACGGTCTATCATGATGATGAGGATGCGGCAAAATACTGGAAGAAAATCGCCGGCCTTTCCGATGACAGGATCATACGCATCGCCACGAATGATAATTTTTGGGCCATGGGTGATACAGGGCCTTGCGGGCCTTGTTCGGAAATTTTCTATGACCATGGCGACAAGGTCTGGGGCGGCCCGCCCGGAAGCGCGGAAGAGGATGGCGACCGTTTTATTGAAATCTGGAATCTGGTTTTCATGCAATATGAGCAGGTGACGCCGGAAGAGCGCATCAATCTGCCGCGCCCGTCGATTGATACCGGCATGGGGCTGGAGCGTGTCGCCGCTGTGTTGCAGGGCGTGCACAACAATTATGATATTGACCTGTTCCGTACGCTTATTCATGCCTCGGAAGAAGCAACCGGTGTCAGGGCCGAGGGCGACTTTACCGCCAGCCACCGTGTGATTGCAGATCATTTGCGCTCTTCAGCGTTTCTGATTGCCGATGGCGTGCTGCCTTCCAATGAAGGGCGCGGCTATGTGCTGCGCCGTATCATGCGCCGCGCCATGCGCCATGCCCAGCTTCTGGGGGCGAAAGAGCCGTTGATGTGGCGCCTGCTGCCGACGCTGGTGCGCGAGATGGGGCAGGCTTATCCCGAATTGCTGCGGGCTGAGGCGCTGATTTCAGAAACGCTGCAACTGGAAGAAAACCGTTTCCGCAAAACACTGGAACGCGGACTGGGGCTGTTGAGCGAGGCGACTGAAGGCCTGGAAAAAGGTGACAGTCTTGATGGTGAGGTTGCTTTCAAGCTTTATGACACTTACGGTTTTCCGCTGGATTTGACACAGGACGCCCTGCGCCGCCGCGGCATTGACGTTGATGTTGCGACATTTGACAAGGCGATGGAACGCCAGAAAGCCGAAGCGCGCGCCAATTGGGCAGGGTCGGGTGACGCGGCGACAGAAGCGGTGTGGTTTGCGGTGCGTGACAGGACCGGCGCGACTGAATTTCTCGGTTATGAGACCGAAAAGGCGGAAGGTATTGTCACCGCTCTTGTGCAGGACGGTAAAATCGTTGAGCAGGCGGGCAAAGGGCAGGAATGCGCGGTTGTTGTCAACCAGACGCCATTTTATGCTGAGTCCGGCGGGCAAGCGGGTGATAGCGGCCTGATTTCGGGCGAAGGTTTTACTTTTGAAGTGCGGGACACGCAGAAAAAAGCCGACGGGGTTTTTGTGCATCTTGGCAAGGTTAAAAAGGGCAAAATCATCACCGGGCAGGCGGTTGAGTTGCAGGTTGATTCGCCCCGCCGGGAAAAAATCCGCGCCAACCATTCAGCAACACATTTGCTGCATGAGGCATTGCGGCAGGTATTGGGTGACCATGTGGCGCAGAAAGGTTCGCTGGTAACGGCGGAGCGGCTGCGGTTTGACTTTTCCCACCCCAAGGCGATTACCGTGGCGGAACTCAGGCAGATTGAAGATATTGCCAATGGCATTATTTTGCAAAACAGCCCTGTGACAACGCGGCTGATGGCGGTGGATGATGCGATTGCCGAAGGGGCGCGCGCCCTGTTTGGCGAGAAATATGGCGATGAGGTGCGCGTTGTTTCCATGGGGGTTGGCGGAGTGGCTGAAAACAGCCTGTCGAATCGCCCGTGGTCCATTGAGCTTTGCGGTGGTATACACGTGCGCCGCACCGGCGATATCGGCCTTGTGCGCATTGTTTCAGAAGGGGCGGTTGCTGCTGGTGTTCGCCGTATTGAAGCGCTGACAGCCAAGGCAGCACGGGATTATCTGGTGCAGCAGGAAGAATGGCTGCATGGCGTGGCGGGGATGTTGAAGACAACGCCTCAGGAAACAGAGCGCCGTATTGCTGCGCTGCTTGAAGAGCGCCGCAAGCTTGATAAGGAACTGGGTGACGCACGGCGTGAACTGGCGCTTGGTGGCGGTAAAACAGGCGGGGAAGAGGCAGCGGAAACCGTAAGCGGCGTTGCTTTCATGGGGCGGATTGTACACGGCGTTTCGCCGCGGGATCTCAAACCCTTGGCCGATGCAGGAAAAAGCCGGCTTGGTGAGGGCGTTGTCGTGTTTATCGGCGTTGGAGAAGACGGTAAGGCCAGTATTGTGGTTGGTGTGACGGATGATTTAAGCGCGAAAATCAGCGCGGTTGATCTGGTGCGGGTCGGCGCTGCGGCGCTGGGCGGGCAGGGCGGCGGTGGCCGGCCGGATATGGCGCAGGCCGGTGGCCCCGATGGCAAGGCGGCAGAACAGGCGCTTGCTGCTATCCGTGAAAAGATTGGTGTGCTCGTTTGA
- the surE gene encoding 5'-nucleotidase SurE (bhsal06970) has protein sequence MRILITNDDGIHAEGIAVLERIARQFSDDVWVVAPESDQSGLAHSLTLSDPLRLRQIDERHFALRGTPTDCVIMAIRHILPAAPDIVLSGVNVGGNLADDVTYSGTVAGAMEGTLLGVRSFALSQEYVAQEGRRVIPWETAETHAPAILKKLIAAPHMPGVLVNINFPACEPGETAGVAVTVQGKQAHNVRVEERHDGRGLPYYWLCFSRRQDNGVKDTDLSAMREKKISVTPLQLDLTAFQACETLSDLLKGM, from the coding sequence ATGCGTATTCTGATAACCAATGATGACGGCATCCATGCGGAAGGGATTGCCGTTCTGGAGCGGATTGCCCGCCAGTTTTCTGATGATGTGTGGGTGGTGGCGCCGGAGAGCGACCAGAGCGGCCTTGCGCATTCGCTGACCTTGTCCGACCCGTTGCGCCTGCGCCAGATTGACGAGCGCCATTTTGCCCTGCGCGGCACACCGACTGATTGCGTGATTATGGCAATCAGGCATATTTTGCCCGCCGCCCCTGATATTGTGCTTTCCGGTGTCAATGTCGGCGGCAATCTGGCTGATGATGTCACCTATTCCGGCACGGTTGCAGGGGCGATGGAAGGCACGCTTCTGGGCGTGCGCTCTTTTGCCCTGTCGCAGGAATATGTTGCGCAAGAGGGCCGGCGCGTTATCCCGTGGGAAACGGCGGAAACCCATGCACCCGCAATTTTGAAAAAGCTGATTGCCGCGCCGCATATGCCGGGCGTTCTGGTCAATATCAATTTTCCCGCCTGTGAGCCGGGTGAAACTGCCGGTGTGGCGGTGACGGTACAGGGCAAACAGGCGCACAATGTCCGTGTTGAAGAGCGCCATGATGGCCGCGGCCTGCCTTATTACTGGCTGTGTTTCAGCCGCCGGCAGGATAACGGCGTCAAGGATACGGACTTAAGCGCCATGCGTGAGAAGAAAATTTCTGTGACCCCGCTGCAACTGGATTTGACAGCCTTTCAGGCGTGTGAGACCTTGAGTGATCTTTTGAAGGGAATGTAA
- a CDS encoding Protein-L-isoaspartate O-methyltransferase (bhsal06980) produces the protein MVRDGQVTAGEEAFLSLVLRLRAKGVEGSKVFAALEKTPRQQFIAPAYAPLALGNCVIPIPCGEYIERLDEQIALLSALQLEPKHRVLEIGTGSGFTAALMAHLAGRVTTVERYKTLYDEARQRFRVLGLDNIISRQMDGAQGAVGGGPFDRIMLWPACDEEPQVFMDMLASGGMLIAPVGAGDGPQTMVCFEKKGSHFERTDLFSVRYQPFLDGVAAAL, from the coding sequence ATGGTGCGTGACGGGCAGGTGACAGCGGGAGAGGAAGCATTTTTGAGTCTTGTCCTGCGCCTGCGCGCCAAGGGTGTTGAAGGTTCAAAGGTGTTTGCCGCACTGGAAAAAACCCCGCGCCAGCAGTTTATCGCACCGGCTTATGCCCCCCTTGCGCTGGGAAATTGCGTTATTCCCATTCCATGCGGCGAATATATTGAGCGGCTGGATGAGCAGATTGCCTTGCTTTCCGCCTTGCAGCTTGAGCCAAAACACCGTGTGCTGGAAATCGGCACCGGTTCCGGTTTTACGGCGGCGCTTATGGCGCATCTTGCCGGACGGGTGACAACGGTTGAACGCTATAAAACCCTGTATGATGAGGCGCGCCAGCGTTTTCGGGTGCTGGGGCTGGATAATATCATCTCGCGGCAGATGGACGGCGCGCAAGGGGCTGTTGGCGGCGGGCCGTTTGACCGAATTATGCTGTGGCCGGCCTGCGATGAAGAACCGCAGGTTTTCATGGATATGCTGGCAAGTGGCGGTATGCTGATTGCGCCGGTCGGTGCAGGGGATGGGCCGCAAACCATGGTGTGCTTTGAGAAAAAAGGCAGCCATTTTGAGCGCACGGATTTGTTCAGCGTGCGCTATCAGCCGTTTCTTGATGGTGTGGCGGCGGCACTCTAA